In one window of candidate division WOR-3 bacterium DNA:
- the secE gene encoding preprotein translocase subunit SecE — translation MLNKIRDYLKNVYYEMRKVTWPTRSEITNSTIVVVVISLIVAVIIFALDTVFTTVLGLILR, via the coding sequence ATGTTGAATAAAATAAGAGATTACTTAAAGAATGTCTATTACGAGATGCGTAAGGTAACGTGGCCTACACGCAGCGAAATTACCAATTCTACTATTGTTGTTGTCGTCATCTCACTGATCGTTGCGGTCATCATATTTGCTCTTGATACGGTTTTCACAACTGTATTAGGTCTCATACTGCGATAG